The genomic region CCAGCGCTTATCCGCAGCACTTCTCGTCTCAGCTTCCCTCTTGGGCCTCTCCGGCGCCCTGATCGCCCTTTTCAATCCCTCCGGCGCCACCGTCACCATCTCCTCGGGCCTTCCCTTTGGCACCTTCGAGGCCGGCGTAGATCCCCTTTCGGGATTCTTCCTGCTCCCGATGTTCATCGTGACCGGTTGCGCGGCGCTCTACGGCGTCAGCTACTGGCCCGCCGCTGACCATGCAGGCAACTGCGGCAAGCTCACCTTCTTCCTGGGGCTTTTGGCGGCGTCGCTCACCACGCTTCTGATCGCGAAGAGCACCGTCCTCTTCCTGCTTGCCTGGGAGGTGATGGCCTTCGCTGCCTACTTCGCCCTCACCACCGAGGATGAAAAGCCCCAGGTGCGGGAGGCGGGGACCCTCTACCTCATCACGGCGCACCTGGGCGCGCTCTCTCTTTTCGCCATGTTCTCGCTGCTGAAAGGGGAAACCGGCGAGTGGCTCTTCCCCGCGGCCGGCACGCTTTCCTCACACGCCGGGGCCGCCGCGGCGATCTTTCTCACCGCCATCATCGGCTTCGGTTTCAAGGCAGGCTCGATGCCGCTGCACATCTGGCTCCCTTCGGCGCACGCCAACGCCCCGAGCCACATCTCCGCCATCCTCTCCGGCATCGTCCTGAAGACCGGGATCTACGGGATGATGCGGGTATTTTCGGCCTTTTCCGATCCCCCCCTCTGGTGGGGGGCGACGGTGCTCGTTTTGGGGCTTGTCTCAGGCGTGCTGGGGGTTGCCTTCGCCATCGCGCAGCACGACATGAAAAGGCTCCTCGCCTATCACAGCATCGAGAACATCGGCATCATCATGATGGGGATCGGCATAGCACTCATTGGGGAGAGCCAGGGGAACCCGGCATTGACGGCGCTGGGAGTTGCGGGGGCGCTGCTGCACGTGGTGAACCACGCCCTGTTCAAGGCGCTGCTCTTTCTTTCCGCCGGTTCGGTGATCCACGCCACCGGCACCAGGGAGATCGACCTGATGGGCGGGGTGGCGCGCCGCCTGCCGTACACCGCGCTCTTCTTCCTGGCAGGGGCGGTCGCGATATGCGGGCTCCCCCCCCTGAACGGCTTCGTGAGCGAGCTGATGATCTACCTGGGCTCATTTACAGCGATCAGTTCCACGGGGGGGCTCTCGGGGATGTTTCCCGCGCTCACAGCACCGGTGCTGGCGCTGGTGGGCGGGCTGGCCGTTGCCTGCTTCGTCAAGGTGTTCGGGATAGTCTTCCTGGGAGCGCCGCGTTCGCAGGCGCATGCGGGGGGGCACGAGGCGCCGGGGGGGATGCTGGCGCCGATGGGGGTGCTGGCCCTTTGCTGCGCGGCCATAGGGGTCGCGCCGGGAGTGCTCATAAGCCCCCTCAACAACGCGCTCTCCGCCTACCGCACCTCCCTGTCCGGTGAATGGATCGAGAACCTGGTACCTTTCAGCTGGATCTCGCTGCTGGCTGCGGGGCTTTTGCTGGCCGCACTGCTGGTGTCCTATCTGCTTGGGCGCCGCGCCGCGAGGCTCCCGGTTCCCTCCGGTCCCACCTGGGGCTGCGGCTATCTGAGGCCTTCGAGCTCGATGCAATACACCGCCAGTTCCTTCGGCGCTACCCTGGTGAGCTGGTTCAAGATCGTGCTCCGCCCCGAGGTGCATCGCGAGGAGGCGGCGGGGCTCTTCCCGGGGCGTGCCCGCTTGGAAAGCCACGTCCCGGAGACCGTGCTGGAGCGGATCTACCTCCCCTTCCTGGAGTACCTCTTCGAAAAGACGCTGCCGGTCCGCAGGCTGCAGCACGGCAAGCTGAACATCTACATCTTCTACACCTTCATCACCCTGGTGGTGCTTCTGGCGGCCACCAGCCAGTAAGGCTTAGGGAAATCCCCCCTGTCCCCCCCCTTCGCAAAGGGGGGGACGCTGTAGCCTCGCCTACCCTTGGCCGCAATAAGCAATCAGTGGGTTTCCTTGAACACCGGCATCACCTTGTTCAGGATCCAGAACAGGAAGAACGGGACCACCGCCACCAGCAGCGCGCCCCCCAGCCCTTCCTTGAAGGTCTCGATGCTGTCGGGCCAGACCGGGAGGGTGTAGTGCATGAAGCCGGAGAACGACGAGGAGAAGGCCTGGCCGCCGATGACCACGTTCCAGCGCATCATGAACACACCGAGGAGCACCAGCGCCGTCCCAAGGATGGCGCGCCGGATGGTTAGCCCCGGCACGAGGAACAACACCAGGGGGACCAGGTTCCCCAGCCCGTACTGCACCACGAAGATGTTCACGAAATCCCGCTCGTAGATGACGCTTCTCAGGATGTCCCACGATTTCACCGCAGTGTACCCCCGGAAAACCAGGTCGAGCAGCTCCAGCGTGATGGCGGCGACCATGAACATGAGCAGGTAGCGCGAGGTCATCACCACCACCTGGCTCTCGGCGCTCTTCAGCTCCTCCTTGCTGGGGAGCTCCGGGCGCCTGGCCGCCAGCGCCTTCCTGATCTCCATGGTGATGATGTAGGTGAGGATGCAGAGCGCGATCCCCGAGACCACGGCGGAGCAGATGAAGATGACCGGCATGAGCGGCGTCATCCAGAGTGCGTTGGCCTTAACCGAGCCGAAGATGAACCCGGCGTAGCCGTGCAGGAAGCAGGCGACCGGAATCCCCGCGGCGGCCAGCTTCTTCACCGCACGCTCGTCCGCCTCCAGCGCCTCGTGGCTCACGTCGTAAGCCCCCATGGTGAGCGCGGAGAAAAGCAGATAAGCGAACTGTTCCCCCGGAGTGCGCCGCTCCTTCTCTTTCAGGCTCAAGGCCGTTTCGACGAAGTGCTTGCGGTAGACGAACCAGAGCTCGGAGGCGACGATCATGCCGTAGGTGGTAAAGACGATGCCGAAGGCGGCGATGGCCGAGGTGAAGTGCGGCGTCAGCATCACCTCGATCCCCCTTAGCGGCTGCTGCAGGTGCAGCATGAGGGGGAGCATGGCGACCGGCAGCAGCGCGAAGGAAAAGACCAGCGAGAAGCGGGCGATACCCTTCAGCTGCTTGACCCCGAAGACGTGGTACAGCGAGGAGAGCACGAAGGCGCCGGCCACGAGGCCGGTCATGAAGGGGTACATCACGATCTGGATGGTCCAGTAGATGTATTCGTTCGGGTAGGTGAAGAATTCTTTGAGGGTCCAGGCCTCTCCGTGCACCATCATGGCTACTTCACCTCCTTGGAAAGTCCCAGGTAGAACACCTGCGGCTTGGTGCCGTACTCCTCTTTGAGCACGTTGACCCGTTCGGTCATGATCACCTTGGTGACAGGATCCTCCGGGTCCCTCAGGTTCCCGATGCGCCTGGCGCCGAAGGCGCAGCTATCAACGCAGGCGGTCTGCATCCCCTTGCTGATCCGGTGGTAGCAGAAGTTGCACTTGTCTGCCACGTGGTGGACCGGGTGAAAGAAGCGGACCCCGTAGGGACACCCCATGATGCAGTAGCCGCAGCCGATGCACCACTTACGGTCAACGAGCACCACCCCGTCCTCGGTCTGGTAGGTCGCCCCCACAGGGCAGACCTGGACGCAGGGGGGATTGTCGCACTGGTTGCAGAGTTTGGGGACGAAGAAGGCCTTCTCGATATCCTCGTCGCGTACCTCCTCGAGTTTCCCGTGTCCGATCTCGATCCCCTTTTCGGGGAAGCCGTCGCGCGCCCCCTTTGGTGAGTCGATGTGGGTCTTGCCGTCGCTGGTGACCAGGTAGCGCTCCACCCAGGTGCGGGTCACGTTGGCGTCGTAGGGTATCTCGTTCTCCACCTTGCATCCCTTGACGCAGAAGCCGCAGCCGACGCATTTGCGGGTGTCGACCAGAAAGACCCAGCGCGCCCCTTTTTCATCCTTCTCGGCCAGAAGCCGCTTCGGGTCGAAGAGCTCCAGGGCCGAGAGCGGGAGCGCGAGCCCCCCGGCGACGAGCAACGTCTTCTTGCAGAAAGATCTCCTGTTCATCATCTCTGGTGCCCCTCCTTCCTCGGGTCGTGCGGCCAATGACAGGTGACGCAGTCAAGGCCCACGTGGTGCGTCTTGGGATCGACCCCTTTCATCACCCCGCGGCTGCTGCTGGGATAGGGGAGGCGGGTGTGGCAGCGGGCGCAGAGCTCGCGGCTGCGGTCGATGTTGAGGGAGCGCGGGTCTTCCGGGTGGTTCAGCGCCGGGCCGTGGCAGTTCTCGCAGTTGATGTTGCGGTGCGGGGACTCTTTCATCTCGTCGTACTTGTCCCGGTGGCACTCCATGCAGTAGCCCGCGGTCCTGTACTTCACCTTCACCTCTTTCCACTGCTGCTCGTTTCCGGCGCGGTGCCAGCCGTACATGTAGCCGCGTGGCCCGATGCCGAAATCCGCCGGGACCAGGACCTTCCTGGCCACAAGCACCAGGGCCACTACCACCAGCACCACGTAGAGGGGGCGCCAAACATGATTATTCACAGCCGTTCCTCCATAAATTTGTCACGGGAGCCTTCCATGCCATCTAGGCTTGCGAAAATTCTAAAGTAGTATAACACTGTTCTCAATGTCTCGTCGTTTTACTTCTAATGATAACTGTTGTCGGCGTTAAAACAAGTAACTTGAGGCATATTGTCTTACAGTATTGTTTTACCGAGCCCTTTAATATTAGAAATCTTTTTTTGACAAATCAGTTTGCAGGGAGTATGTTGAGCCTTTCGTAGGCCCCTGGGGCCGCCATAGGCCGGTCCGCGCCGTGCCACCACCGCTGTCACGCAGTAACTTTTTCGCTCCCCTTTCCGGACCGGGCACGCCTGGTCGCGGGAGAGGTTGAAACTTGATGAGAGAATCCCGCTCCCCATGGAGCGGCGTGACGATCCGTTTCGAAAGGATTGGCTATGTTTTTTGACATGTTGCGGGACCCCGCCGTCTTGGTCCTCTGCGCCATAACTCTTGCCGGCTGCTCCGGATTTCCAGGGCTTTTGCTAAGGCACGGCCCGCTAGGACAGCGAGTAGCCTCGGCAGCCGCGCTGCTCTCCTCGCTCATTGCGTTACCGTCGCTCATCTATCTGCTCTTCTGGCGACAAACATCCAGCTTCACCCTCGACTGGAACCTCCCTTTCGGCCCCTGCGAAATCGCTCTAGACCCTCTCTCTGCATTCTTCCTGATCCCCATCTTCCTTGTCTTCCCGGCAGGCTCACTCTACGCCCTGGGTTACTGGCCCGCAGTCTCCCGTAGCACCTCGGAAAGGAGTGTCACCTTCTTCTACGGCCTTCTTGCCTGCGCCATGGCGCTGGTGGTGGTGGCCAGAAACGGCGCACTGTTCATGATCGCCTGGGAGGTGATGGCGCTTTCCGGCTACTTCCTGCTGGTGGCCGAGCACGCCGAGGAAGAGGTGAGGGGGGCGGGGACGGTGTACCTGGTGGCAAGCCACCTGGGGGCTGCAGCCCTGATGGTTCTCTTCTCGACGCTGCTTCTTTCCACCGGCGCCTTTCAGTTCCCGGCTGCCTGCTCGCTGCAGCTCTCTGCCGGGCTTTCCGCCCTCGTGTTTTGCGCCGCCCTGGCCGGCTTCGGTTCCAAGGCGGGTCTCATGCCTTTGCACATCTGGCTCCCCTCCGCCCACGCCAACGCCCCGAGCCACGTATCCGCGATTCTCTCCGGTGTGATGCTGAAGGTCGGCATCTACGGCATTTTGCGGGTCATCTCCTTTTTCCCCCATCCCCCCCTCTGGTGGGGCGCGCTTCTCACCGCTGCCGGCCTCACCTCGGCCCTCATGGGTATCTGCATCGCCTCGGCGCAAAAGGACATCAAGCGCCTTTTGGCCTACAGCAGCATTGAGAACCTCGGCATCATCTGCACCGGCATCGGCGTCTACCTACTCGCCGCGGCAAGCGGCAACCGGCTGCTTGCCTACCTGGGGCTCGCCGCCGCTCTCTTTCACGTCTTGAACCACGCCATCTTCAAGCCGCTGCTCTTCTTCTCGGCCGGGAGCGTGATCCATGCCGCCGGCACCCGCGAGCTCGACCGCATGGGGGGGCTCGCCAAGCGCATGCCGAAGACCGCTTTCCTCTCGCTTTGCGGGGCTGTCGCCATCTGCGGTCTACCCCCATTCAACGGCTTTGCCAGCGAAATGCTCTTGTACCTAGGCTTCTTCGGAGAGGCGCAGGCAGGGGCGCCTTACCTCGCCCTGGGCGCGCCGGTGCTGGCGCTCGTCGGCGGGGTCGCCGTGATCAGCTTCGTGAAGCTCTACGGCATCGCCTTTTTGGGAGCACCGCGCACCGAAGGCTCCGCCCAAAGCCACGAGGCACCCTTCAGCATGCTGGCCCCTATGGGGCTCTTGGCTCTGCTCGCTATGCTCGGCGGGCTCTTCCCGCAGCTGTTCCTGGCACTGGTAAACCCGGCGCTTGCGGCACTGGCCGGGCCGGGCGCCGACGCCGTGGCGCTGCCAATCGCGCCGGTCTGGTTCGCGGTCGCCGGAGGGTGCCTGCTCCTTTTGTCCGTGGCGCTGTTTCTCTTCCTCAAGGGGAGGTCGAAGGCGGTTTCCGCAGCCACCGGACCGACCTGGGGGTGCGGCTATCTCCGTCCTGCTGCCAGCATTCAGTACACCGGGAGTTCCTTCGGCGCCCTGTTCGGCTCCCTTGCAGCGCCGGTGATCCGCACGCGCATCTGGGCGGGAAAGGTGACCGGCGTGGCCCCGGCCGCAACGAAACTCAGCTACACCCCGGAGGAGACCGTGCTGCAGCGGATCTTGCTGCCGGCCATAAGCATCATAGGCGTAGGTTTTGCCTTCGTGCGGCGCCTGCAGCATGGCGAGGTGCACGTCTACATCCTCTACATCTTCGCCACGCTGTTGCTGCTGATGTTGTGGGTGCATTAGGATAAAAATTCCCTCTCCCTGGAGGGGGGAGGCCAGGAGGGGGTTGCTGTGTTCCGGCTTGCGCCCCCTCTCTAACCCTCACCTCCGGGGGAGGGGACGATAGCAGTGCAATTGATTAGGTTCAGGAGACTCGACATGATCGACACGCTCTTACATGTGGTGCTGGTCTTAGCCATGCCCCCGCTGCTCTTGGGGGTGATCGGCAAGACCAAGGCGGCCTTCGCCGGCCGGGTGGGGGCGCCGTTTCTGCAGCCCTACTACGACCTGTCGCGGCTGATGCGCAAGGGGGTGGTCATCTCCGACACGACCACCTGGATCTTCCGTGCCGGCCCCGCGGTCACCCTGGCGGCCACGCTCTTCGCGGCGCTCCTGGTGCCGCTCGGCAAGCACGCCGCACCGGTCTCCTTCGAGGGGGACATGATCCTCTTCGCCTATCTCTTCGCCCTGGGGCGCTTCTTTACCACGGTCGCCGCCCTCGATACCGGCTCCAGCTTCGAGGGTATGGGGGCGGCCCGCGAGGTCACCTTCTCCTGCCTCGCCGAGCCGGCCCTCTTCTTCGCCCTGATCACACTGACCAGGCTCTCCGGGACCATGAGCCTGACGCCTATGCTGAACCACGTCACCTCCCCGGTGTGGCTTGCCGCCGGCGCCTCGCTGATACTGCTTCTGGCCGGGCTCTTCGTGGTCCTTTTGGCGGAGAACTGCCGCATCCCGTTCGACGACCCCAACACGCACCTTGAGCTAACCATGATCCACGAGGTGATGGTGCTCGACCACAGCGGCCCCTATTTCGGCTGCATCCTCTACGGCGCGGCGCTGAAGCTCTACCTTCTGGGCGCGCTCTTTGTGAACATCGCCGTCCCATTCGCCTCGGGAAACACCCTTGTCGACTGGGCCCTCTTCGCGCTCTCCATGCTGGTACTGGCCGTCGCCATCGGCGTGGTGGAATCGGTGATGGCGCGCCTGAGGCTGATCCGCGTGCCGCAGCTTCTGGTGGCGGCGATGATACTGACCGCCTTTTCCCTGGTACTGGTAGTGAGGTGACGAGATGAACTCCCTGGCCGACCAATTCCTGGTGCTCTGCCTGCTTTTGAACTTCGCGGTCCTTGGGACCAGCAGGCTCAACTTCTCCGTGCGCGCGGTGGCGCTGCAGGGGGTGCTTTTGGGCGTTCTCCCGGCGCTGGTGCACCCGATCTCCTGGCATCTTGCCTTCATCGTGGTGAGCATCGTGCTGGTGAAGGGGGCGCTGATCCCGTTCCTGATCATCCGGGCCATCAAGAGGGCCGAGATCGAGCGGGAGTTCCAGCCCTTCATCGGCTACATCCCCTCGCTGGTTTTGGGGGCGCTTTTCACCACGCTCGCCTTCATCTTCGCGGCGAAGCTGCCGCTTGCTCCCGAGCACTCGGGGCTCCTGGTGGTCCCGGCGTCGCTTGCGACCCTCATGTGCGGGTTCCTGGTCCTCATGGGAAGGCGCAAGGCGATCTCGCAGGTCTTGGGGTACCTCCTCATGGAAAACGGGATCTTCCTGTTCGGCCTCCTTCTGGCCGACGCCATGCCGGTCATGGTCGAGGCGGGGGCGCTTTTGGACCTCCTGGTCGGCATCTTCGTCATGGGGATCGTCATCAATCACATAAGCCGCGAGTTCTCGAGCATCGACACCTCGAGGCTCAGCGCGCTCAGGGAGGAATAACGACATGATGTGGGCCCTGGTCCTTCTCCCCCTTGCGGGGGCCCTGATCGCCTGGCTGATCCCCGACAACAGGAAGCGCCCCCTGGTGCTGCCGGTCTTCGCGCTGGCGCAGCTTTTCCTGGTAGGGGCGCTGCTGATCGACACCCCCCCGGTCTCTCCGGCCGGCTGGATCCTGCTCGACCCGCTGGGGAAGCTCGCCCTTTTGAGCAATAGCGTCCTCTTCGCGGTCTGCGCCTTCTACGCGGTGGGTTATCTCGCCTACCGCAGGAGGCGTCAAAACCGGGTCCTTTGCGCGGCGCTCCTGGTCTGCCTCTCGGCCATGACCCTGGTCGCCATCTCGCAGCACCTGGGGCTTCTCTGGATCGCCCTTGAGGCGACTACCCTCACCATGGCGCCCTTGATCTATTTCAACCACAACGCCCGCTCCATCGAGGCCACCTGGAAGTACCTGCTGATCTGCTCGGTGGGGATCGCCATCGCGCTTTTGGGGCTCTTCTTCCTCGCCTATTCCACCATAGTGGCCAAGCAGGACGTGACGCTTTTGCTCCCTTCGCTCATCTCCGACGCCGCGGCGCTCCACCCCGGCTGGCGCCATGCGGCCTTCATCTTCCTTCTGGTCGGATTCGGCTCGAAGATGGGGCTTGCCCCGCTGCACACCTGGAAGCCGGACGCCTACGGCGAGGCGCCTGGGCTTGTTGGTGCGCTTCTGGCGGGGGGGTTGGTGAACTGCGCTCTCCTGGCGCTTTTGAGGGTGTACCAGATCGCCGTCGCCTCGACCGAGGGCGCCCTGTTCCAGAACGTGCTCCTCGTCATGGGGCTCGTCTCCATGGCCTTCGCCGCCGTCTTCATGGCTCGGCAAAGCGACTTCAAGAGGATGCTCGCCTATTCGAGCGTCGAGCACATAGGGATCATCACCGTGGCGCTCGGACTGGGGAAGGGCGCGCTCTTCGCGGGACTTCTGCACATGATCAACAACTCGATGACCAAGGGGGTGCTCTTTCTCTCCTGCGGCAACATCCACCGGGCCTATAACTCCAAGAGCACCGCGGCTGTGCGCGGGGCGCTCAGGCGCACCCCCTGGTCGGGGGCGCTGTTTCTGGCGGCTTTCCTCGCCATCACCGGATCGCCCCCTTTCTCCCCATTCGTGAGCGAGTTCCTCATCGTCTCCTCCGCTTTCGTAGAGGGTAACTTCTGGACCGGCGCGCTCTTTCTCGTCTTCCTGGCGCTGATCTTCATCGGCATGGCCTCCACGGTGCTTCCCGTTGTGCTGGGCGAAGTGCCGGCCGACCTCGAGAGGACCAGGTACCGCGACGCGCTCCCGACGGTGCTTCCCCCCCTGCTGCTCATGGGCATCGTCCTGATGATGGGGCTCTGGCTCCCGGCGCCCCTGCAGCAACTGCTGCGTGACGCGGCCGGGCAACTGGGAGGTGGCGCATGACGCCGGGTCTGCTCTTCACTCAAAACGGGAGCGCGGTCAACCGCAACGAGATACCTGAGCATTCGGGCGAGCGCTTCCTGGAGACGCTCGTTTCAGCCATCCAAGGGGGATGGCGGGTGGTTTCCTACTTCGGAGCTCCTGAGGCCCACTTGGTGAGGCTTTACTGCATCCTCTCCTTCAAAAGCCACGCGGCGCTTGGCATCATGAGCACCGCCGTCAGCGGCAAGAGCTTCCCCTCGCTGGTCGCGGAAGCCCCACAGCTGCACCTGTTCGAGCGCGAGATCGCCGAGCAGTTCGGCATCTCGTTCGAGGGGCACCCCTGGCTGAAGCCGGTCCGGTTTGCGGCGCCTCTCGCCTCGACCTCCGCGGTTCCCCCGAGGGCCCCCGAGAAGGTCGGGGTGATGGATTTCTACCGCGTGGCGGGCGACGAGGTGCACGAGGTGGCTGTCGGGCCTGTGCATGCGGGGATCATCGAGCCGGGGCATTTCCGCTTCCAGTGCTTCGGCGAGGAGGTGCTGCACCTGGAGATCTCGCTCGGCTACCAGCATCGCGGCGTCGAGCGCATGGTGCTCGGGCGACCTGGGCTGCGCACCCTGAAGTGCATGGAGACCGTAGCCGGGGACACCACCATCGGCCACGGCACCGCCTATGCCATGGCGATGGAAGCGCTTTGCGGGGTGCGGGTCCCGGCCAAGGCCGAGGCGATCCGCGGCATCGCGCTCGAGCTGGAGCGCCTGGCGAACCACACCGGGGACCTGGGCGCCATAGCCGGCGACGTCGGCTACCTTCCCACCGCTTCGTTCTGCGGCAGGATCCGCGGCGACTTCCTGAACATGAGCGCCGAGCTCTGCGGCAGCCGCTTCGGGCGCGGGCTTGTGACCCCGGGCGGGGTCCAGTTCGACGTGGGGAGGGAACTGGCCGAGAAGCTGAGAAAGAGGATCGACGTGGCGCGCCGTGAGGTGACGAACGCCGTTGACCTCCTCTGGGACAGTCCCTCGGTGATGGGGAGGCTGGAGGGGACCGGGGTGGTGAGCGAGAAGGACGCGCTGGATCTGGGGCTGGTAGGACCTGCGGCCAGGGCCAGCGGACTTAACCGCGACATCCGCCGGGACCACCCCTTCGGCATCTACAACGTGGCTCAGCTCCCGGTGGAAACAGCGAAGGGGGGGGACGTCTATGCCCGCACCCTGGTGCGCTGGCTGGAGATAGAGAAGTCGCTCCACTTCATAGAGGAGCAGCTGGCTCAGCTTCCCGGAGGTAGCATCGCCTCGCCCGCGGCGCAGGTCGGGGGAGACCAGATGGCGCTCTCCCTGGTCGAGGGGTGGCGCGGCGAGGTCTGCCATGTCGCGCTTACCGACGGGCGCGGGGAGTTGGAGCGCTACAAGATCACCGACCCCTCCTTCCACAACTGGAGCGGACTCGCCATGGCGCTGCGCGGGGGGCAGATATCCGACTTCCCGCTCTGCAACAAGAGCTTCAACCTCTCCTACTGCGGGTTCGACCTTTAGCACCTCTGCCGCGCCGCGTGCATGCGGCGCGGCAGTTCGAGATCAAACAGGAGTTGCATCATGTTCAAGGCCATCATCGCACGCTGCAAGCAGGGGCACCGCACCATGGCTTACCCCAGGGAGCCTCTCTCCCTGCCGGAGCGCTTCCGCGGTTACCCGGAGCTAAAGGGCGGGCTCTGCCCGGACGAGTGCCGGATCTGCGCCGACGCCTGCCCGGTCGGGGCGCTCAGCTGCCAGCCCGAGCTTTCGCTTGATCTCGGCAAATGCCTCTTCTGCCCCGAGTGCGCAAATGCCTGCCCCCACGGCGCCATCAGCCACACAGCCGACGCGATGTTGGCCGCGAACAACCGGGAGGATCTGGTAATCAGGCCCGGGGACGAGCACCGGCTGGCACAGGCGCTTGAGGCGAAGATGCTGTCGCTTTTCGGCCGGTCGCTCAAGTTCCGCTCGGTGGTAGCCGGCGGCTGCAACGCCTGTGAGGCCGACACCAACGTCCTCTCCACCATCGGCTGGGACATCGGGCGCTTCGGCATCCAGTTCGTCGCCTCACCGAGGCACGCAGACGGTCTCTGGGTCACCGGACCCGTAACCGAGCACATGCGGGAGGCGCTCCTCATGACCTACGAGGCGATCCCGGCGCCGAAGATTGTGGTCGCCTGCGGGGCCTGCGCCATCGGCGGCGGTCCCTTCCGCGGCTCGCCTGAGGCCCACGACGGCGTCGAGGGGATACTGCCGGTCGATCTCTTCATCCCGGGGTGTCCGCCGCACCCGGTCACCATCCTTGACGGTCTGCTGAGGCTCCTGGACCGGATGCCCTAGCCCTAAGCGACAAAACTGCAGCCGCGGCGCGCTGCGTACCGGAAGCTGGAAAGGGGAGGGCGACAAACGCCTGGAAGCTTGTGGAACCGCATGCTTTGAGGTAGTATCCGAATTTCCGATGT from Citrifermentans bremense harbors:
- a CDS encoding proton-conducting transporter transmembrane domain-containing protein, which encodes MMWALVLLPLAGALIAWLIPDNRKRPLVLPVFALAQLFLVGALLIDTPPVSPAGWILLDPLGKLALLSNSVLFAVCAFYAVGYLAYRRRRQNRVLCAALLVCLSAMTLVAISQHLGLLWIALEATTLTMAPLIYFNHNARSIEATWKYLLICSVGIAIALLGLFFLAYSTIVAKQDVTLLLPSLISDAAALHPGWRHAAFIFLLVGFGSKMGLAPLHTWKPDAYGEAPGLVGALLAGGLVNCALLALLRVYQIAVASTEGALFQNVLLVMGLVSMAFAAVFMARQSDFKRMLAYSSVEHIGIITVALGLGKGALFAGLLHMINNSMTKGVLFLSCGNIHRAYNSKSTAAVRGALRRTPWSGALFLAAFLAITGSPPFSPFVSEFLIVSSAFVEGNFWTGALFLVFLALIFIGMASTVLPVVLGEVPADLERTRYRDALPTVLPPLLLMGIVLMMGLWLPAPLQQLLRDAAGQLGGGA
- a CDS encoding hydrogenase large subunit, giving the protein MTPGLLFTQNGSAVNRNEIPEHSGERFLETLVSAIQGGWRVVSYFGAPEAHLVRLYCILSFKSHAALGIMSTAVSGKSFPSLVAEAPQLHLFEREIAEQFGISFEGHPWLKPVRFAAPLASTSAVPPRAPEKVGVMDFYRVAGDEVHEVAVGPVHAGIIEPGHFRFQCFGEEVLHLEISLGYQHRGVERMVLGRPGLRTLKCMETVAGDTTIGHGTAYAMAMEALCGVRVPAKAEAIRGIALELERLANHTGDLGAIAGDVGYLPTASFCGRIRGDFLNMSAELCGSRFGRGLVTPGGVQFDVGRELAEKLRKRIDVARREVTNAVDLLWDSPSVMGRLEGTGVVSEKDALDLGLVGPAARASGLNRDIRRDHPFGIYNVAQLPVETAKGGDVYARTLVRWLEIEKSLHFIEEQLAQLPGGSIASPAAQVGGDQMALSLVEGWRGEVCHVALTDGRGELERYKITDPSFHNWSGLAMALRGGQISDFPLCNKSFNLSYCGFDL
- a CDS encoding NADH-quinone oxidoreductase subunit B family protein, with the protein product MFKAIIARCKQGHRTMAYPREPLSLPERFRGYPELKGGLCPDECRICADACPVGALSCQPELSLDLGKCLFCPECANACPHGAISHTADAMLAANNREDLVIRPGDEHRLAQALEAKMLSLFGRSLKFRSVVAGGCNACEADTNVLSTIGWDIGRFGIQFVASPRHADGLWVTGPVTEHMREALLMTYEAIPAPKIVVACGACAIGGGPFRGSPEAHDGVEGILPVDLFIPGCPPHPVTILDGLLRLLDRMP